The Roseococcus microcysteis genome contains a region encoding:
- a CDS encoding MmgE/PrpD family protein produces MTGLTQAIGAYAASAPQAPPADLLPLLRAAFIDTLGTMVAGREEPAVALLRAHLAERGSTAAEASVLLGAERAHAADAALVNGTAAHALDYDDVALGGHPSTVLVPAILAEAERISASGARAMAAYLVGYEVWAELIAREPDRLHEKGWHPTAVFGTVGAAAALAALHGLDAARATQAVALAGSLAGGLVANFGSMTKPLHAGRAAASAVEAVRLAARGFTASSDAMEHHAGFLAALSPKGRADRDAPVKLGETLRIRETGLNVKRYPMCYATHRTIDGVLELVARHDLRAADVAAVEAHIGVTQASMLRNHAPRTGLEAKFSLEFAVASAVVARRVGLAELTDGFVARPEVRALFPKLRITTRDTRCPLEPAFAETDRVVVHTTRGDVLDSGEIRFPRGAAQNPMEEAELHAKFADCTRGWNGGGALLDQLSRLETLPALAALGGGRA; encoded by the coding sequence ATGACCGGACTGACCCAGGCCATCGGCGCCTATGCCGCCAGCGCGCCCCAGGCGCCGCCCGCCGACCTGCTGCCTTTGCTGCGCGCGGCCTTCATCGACACGCTGGGCACCATGGTCGCGGGGCGCGAGGAACCCGCCGTGGCGCTGCTGCGCGCCCATCTGGCCGAGCGCGGCTCCACCGCCGCCGAGGCCTCCGTGCTGCTGGGGGCGGAACGCGCCCATGCGGCCGATGCGGCGCTGGTGAACGGCACGGCGGCGCACGCGCTGGACTATGACGACGTGGCGCTGGGTGGGCACCCGTCCACCGTGCTGGTGCCGGCCATCCTGGCCGAGGCCGAGCGCATCAGTGCTTCCGGCGCGCGCGCCATGGCCGCCTATCTGGTGGGCTATGAGGTCTGGGCCGAACTCATCGCGCGCGAGCCGGACCGGCTGCACGAGAAGGGCTGGCATCCCACCGCCGTCTTCGGGACGGTGGGCGCCGCCGCCGCGCTGGCCGCGCTGCACGGGCTGGACGCGGCGCGGGCCACGCAGGCCGTGGCGCTGGCGGGCAGCCTGGCGGGCGGGCTCGTGGCCAATTTCGGCAGCATGACCAAGCCGCTCCATGCGGGCCGCGCGGCGGCCTCGGCGGTGGAGGCGGTGCGGCTGGCGGCGCGGGGCTTCACCGCCTCGTCCGACGCCATGGAGCATCATGCGGGCTTCCTCGCCGCGCTCTCGCCCAAGGGGCGCGCGGACCGCGACGCGCCGGTCAAGCTGGGCGAGACACTGCGCATCCGCGAGACCGGGCTGAACGTGAAGCGTTACCCCATGTGCTACGCCACCCACCGCACGATTGATGGCGTGCTGGAGCTGGTGGCGCGGCATGATTTGCGCGCGGCGGATGTGGCGGCGGTCGAGGCCCATATCGGCGTGACCCAGGCTTCCATGCTGCGCAACCACGCGCCGCGCACGGGGCTGGAGGCGAAGTTCAGCCTGGAATTCGCCGTGGCCTCGGCGGTCGTGGCGCGCCGCGTGGGCCTCGCGGAACTGACGGATGGCTTCGTGGCCCGGCCGGAGGTGCGCGCCCTCTTTCCCAAGCTGCGGATCACGACGCGCGACACGCGCTGCCCGTTGGAACCCGCCTTCGCCGAGACGGACCGCGTGGTGGTCCACACGACGCGCGGCGATGTGCTGGACAGCGGCGAAATCCGCTTCCCGCGCGGCGCCGCGCAGAACCCCATGGAGGAAGCCGAATTGCACGCGAAATTCGCCGATTGCACCCGCGGCTGGAATGGCGGCGGCGCGCTGCTGGACCAACTTTCCCGGCTGGAGACCCTGCCCGCCTTGGCCGCGCTGGGCGGAGGCCGCGCATGA